From the genome of Streptomyces xanthophaeus:
CGCGGCACCCAGGGCGGAGGCCCTCGAGGCCCTCAACCAGTGCGTGCTCCGCGACCCGCGCCAGGACTGGCAGGTCGAGAACCGCTCCTTGTACTACGCCCGGCTGTACCTGGACCTCGCCGGTCCCCTGGGCGAGATCGAGGCCCACCTCTTCAGCGCCGACGACCTCGTCGACGAGGAGGACCACCGCACGGGCCTCGCCCTGTCCGTCCTGGGCCACCTGGCCTCCTACGGCCGCGACGACGCGCTCATGCTGCTGCGCCGCTACGCCGCCTCCGGGGCGAACTGGGCCTGGGCACTCGACGAGCTGGCCCTGCGCGACGACGACGAAGGCCTGCGGTCCCTGGCCTCGGCCGTCCTCGCCCGCTTCCCCGCCACGGCGGAGGGCGAGGCGCGGCTGGCCGCCGCCGTCCGCGACGCCTACGAGCCCCGCCCGTGGTGCCTGTGGGAGGAGACGCCCCAGTACGGGGAGCGCCTGCGCGCCGCCCGTCAGCAGGGCTCCTTCGACCGCTGGCAGCGCCAGATGACCCCGAGCGGGCCCCGGCCCGGCTGGGGCGTCCAGGCCGTCTTCGACTGGGCCGCCGACGGGCTGCGCCGCGGCACCCCGCTGCACGTCCCCGCGGCCCGCTGCCTCGCCGCCGTGGCCCAGCCCGAGGACCGCTCCGCCATCCTCGCGGCCGCCGCCGGCGCCGACGGGGAGGCCGCCCGGGCCACCGCCCTGCACCACCTGGTCCTTGCCGAGCCGGACAACCCGGCCGTGCTGGACCTCATCGAAGCCGCCGCCGACGAGCCCGCCGTGGCCGCCTACGAGCGCATGTGCGGCCCCGAGGCCGTCGAACGGGCCCGGCGCTGGGTCCACCGCCCCGACGCGCTCGGCGAGGCCGCCGCGGCCACCCTGGCCGCCCGCGGCGGAGCCGAGGACGCGGGCCTGGTGCTGGGCGCCCTGCGCTCCACCGTGCGCGGTGCGGGCCCGGACACCCGGCGCCTGTTCGCCCTGGTGGACGGGGCCGGCCGGCTCGCCATCGGCTGCGCGGCCCCCGTGCTGCGCCACATCTACCGCGAGACCGCCTCGTCCCACCTGCGCGGCCGGGCCGCACGGGCGCTGGCCAGCACCGACCCCTCCTTCGCGGCGGGCTTCGCCGTCGAATGCCTGTGGGACTGCGAGGAGACCACCCGCGAGGTGGCGGCCCGCCACGCCGAGACGGCCGACGCCCGCGTGGCGCCCCGGCTGCGCCGCCTGGCCTCCGATCCCGCGGAGGAGGAGGACGTCCAGTCGGCCGTCCGCAGCCGCATCGCACCGGAATCGGCCGTGTAGACCCGCCGGCAGCCCCACCGACAGCACTCGGCCCGGCCCCCTGACAAGAGGGGGCCGGGCCGAGTGCTGTGACGGCGCGGGGCCGCGCAGCGCGATCAGGGCGAAAGGGTGGCCGGTGGGCTGGGGGTTCGGGTGGGGCGCCCCATTTCCTTCTCTTTCAGGAAGGCCAATCGGAAGTCGACCGAGCAGTACGGGACCCATTCGTTCGGCAGGACTCCGAAGGCGAGTCCCCACTTCTCCTCCCACCACGGCTGGAAGTACGCCCACGTCAACACGAGCGTGTGTCCCGGGGGGACCGCCTTCGGGTTGACCTTGAGGGTGCGTTTGCCATCGCTGCTCGACACGCCGGCCGCGGGATCGTCCTTCGGGCCGCGGACCCAGCCCTTGACCGCCTTGCACTCGAGTTCCGGCAGCAGCGGGGGCACGACGGTCGGGACCCCCAGTTCCTTCAGCCGGTCGGCCAGGGCCGGGAGCTGCTCCTGCCGGGGCGCATCGAACCGCAGCGACCCGTCCGGCTCCTTCGTGATCTTGGGCGCGTCCGAGGCCGAACGGCTCGGCGTGCCGGCCGGCAGGGAGCCGGTGCGGGTGCTGCCCGTGAGGGTCATGACGGCGACCACGGTGGCCGTGGCGACGCCCACCGCGAGCGGAATGCCGTACCGCCGGGCGAAGGACCGGGCGGGGGGCGTGGGCTCGATCTCGGGGAGACGGGCCAGGAGCGCTGCCTTCAGCCGCTCCTCGAAGCCACTGGGGCTGCTGTTCATCGGGCTGCCTCCATCTGGCGTGCGGTCATGGAGCCCGGGGCGCCCAGAGCGCGCCGGGCCCGGTGCAGGCGGACGCGGACCGTCGCCTGGGTGACGCCGAGGGCCTGGGCGGCCTCGGCCGGGGTGAGCTGGTCGAGCACGACCAGGTCGAGGGCGGCGCGCAGCGGCTCGGACAGGGCGGCGTGGCGCTCCGCGAGCTCTCTGAACGCGCGCTGGGCGTCGATCCGCTCCTCCAGCGCCGCCACGTCCTCGTCGTCGAGCAGGCGCCGCCCGCTCAGCCGCGCCAGCGCCCCGCTCTCGCGCGCCAGCCCGCGGGCATGGCCCGACAGGACGTTGCGGGCTATTCCGAACACCCAGGCGACCGGCGCTCCCCTGTCGGGCCGGTAGCCGCGGGCCGAGCTCATCGCGGCCAGGAAGATGTCGGCCGTCAGATCGGCCGCCAGGTGCGGGTCGGCGACCCGCCGCGTGACGAA
Proteins encoded in this window:
- a CDS encoding RNA polymerase sigma factor — its product is MLSPRHETGPPDLTTPEGFAAFYEEHIDAVLGFVTRRVADPHLAADLTADIFLAAMSSARGYRPDRGAPVAWVFGIARNVLSGHARGLARESGALARLSGRRLLDDEDVAALEERIDAQRAFRELAERHAALSEPLRAALDLVVLDQLTPAEAAQALGVTQATVRVRLHRARRALGAPGSMTARQMEAAR
- a CDS encoding HEAT repeat domain-containing protein, which codes for MFEPVIAPSGTLLGLLQRGRGDGTLHALAAPRAEALEALNQCVLRDPRQDWQVENRSLYYARLYLDLAGPLGEIEAHLFSADDLVDEEDHRTGLALSVLGHLASYGRDDALMLLRRYAASGANWAWALDELALRDDDEGLRSLASAVLARFPATAEGEARLAAAVRDAYEPRPWCLWEETPQYGERLRAARQQGSFDRWQRQMTPSGPRPGWGVQAVFDWAADGLRRGTPLHVPAARCLAAVAQPEDRSAILAAAAGADGEAARATALHHLVLAEPDNPAVLDLIEAAADEPAVAAYERMCGPEAVERARRWVHRPDALGEAAAATLAARGGAEDAGLVLGALRSTVRGAGPDTRRLFALVDGAGRLAIGCAAPVLRHIYRETASSHLRGRAARALASTDPSFAAGFAVECLWDCEETTREVAARHAETADARVAPRLRRLASDPAEEEDVQSAVRSRIAPESAV